A window from Acinonyx jubatus isolate Ajub_Pintada_27869175 chromosome E1, VMU_Ajub_asm_v1.0, whole genome shotgun sequence encodes these proteins:
- the LOC106987791 gene encoding E3 ubiquitin/ISG15 ligase TRIM25-like isoform X2, with product MRRTSVPLQGPSAPAVASSWLCSIFSGPVQDHKPAPQPPAQPSSPSHTQLLMSNSSLRTFEDQVLCPICLEVFRNPVTTTCGHNFCMACLQGFWDHLATVGETLYCPQCRESFPSRPRLCKNGILEEMVTCLAQVKGQTLGSSRPLAGPRDVPCDFCSAQKLKSVKSCLQCMASLCEKHLSRHFEDQMFQDHELLEPVWDLKSRLCRKHRKLRRLYCRTEGSCVCGACLLEEHKNHDTIPLEEERARKEVEVRKVQASVENQMLIINSDSQRHRGQVAFLSKLIQTTRDEVNACFSEIIQEVKQLQMKVLDFVEKEEAAALGKLGSSIQQSHNRLLKLEGDSIWLRALLANRSDQQFLQEFPRLKHFPACPEALMSTNCEEKQSFLQLPETLAELRTRLLDVGLSFINQLLLKGDAASWKPMPLSERTLGCKSVLSKAPQSPPGIKMNSYELLPSAVDRKTLLKCYCNLNFDPTTASEELFLFKETHSVLNLGILLEPFAAGGPFPGFKQWPQVLCSRGLSEGRHYWEAEVSNSWVCLGLTYRRSPPLGGRPRRNIVYLLGRNPYSWCLEWDSLKFSVWHNNTQTVLYGGYHRTLGVALDCGTGCLSFYGVAGGVSLLYRFLVSFLEPLYPAVMVSSGASVTLKQRPEAEA from the exons ATGAGAAGGACTAGTGTACCCCTCCAAGGCCCCTCGGCTCCTGCCGTGGCTTCTTCGTGGCTTTGCTCTATCTTCTCAGGGCCAGTCCAGGACCACAAGCCAGCCCCGCAGCCGCCGGCCCAGCCCTCAAGCCCTTCCCACACTCAGCTCCTGATGAGTAACAGCAGTCTCCGCACATTTGAGGACCAAGTCCTCTGTCCCATCTGCCTGGAGGTGTTCCGCAACCCGGTCACCACCACCTGCGGGCACAACTTCTGCATGGCCTGCCTCCAAGGTTTCTGGGACCACCTGGCTACCGTGGGCGAGACACTGTACTGCCCCCAGTGCCGGGAGAGCTTCCCCTCCAGACCGCGCCTCTGCAAGAACGGCATCCTGGAGGAGATGGTGACCTGCTTGGCCCAGGTCAAGGGCCAGACCTTGGGGTCCTCACGGCCCCTGGCGGGGCCCAGGGACGTGCCCTGCGACTTCTGTTCCGCCCAGAAGCTCAAGTCAGTCAAGTCGTGTCTGCAGTGCATGGCCTCCCTGTGCGAGAAGCACCTGAGCAGACACTTCGAGGACCAGATGTTCCAGGACCACGAGCTGCTGGAGCCCGTGTGGGATCTCAAGAGCCGCCTGTGCCGGAAGCATCGCAAACTGCGGCGACTGTACTGCCGCACGGAAGGCAGCTGCGTGTGCGGAGCCTGTCTGCTGGAGGAACACAAGAACCACGACACCATCCCCCTAGAGGAGGAACGTGCCAGGAAGGAG GTGGAGGTTCGGAAGGTCCAGGCCAGCGTGGAAAACCAGATGCTGATCATCAACTCTGACAGCCAGAGGCACCGGGGGCAGGTGGCCTTTCTCTCG AAATTGATCCAGACAACACGCGATGAGGTGAACGCCTGCTTCTCAGAGATCATCCAGGAGGTCAAACAGCTGCAGATGAAGGTCTTGGATTTTGTTGAGAAAGAGGAGGCAGCCGCTCTGGGGAAGCTGGGCAGCTCCATCCAGCAGAGCCACAACCGGCTCCTGAAGCTGGAGGGGGACAGCATCTGGCTCCGCGCCCTGCTCGCCAACAGGAGCGACCAGCAATTCCTGCAG GAGTTCCCCAGACTGAAGCACTTTCCCGCCTGCCCGGAAGCCCTGATGAGCACCAACTGTGAGGAGAAGCAGAGCTTTCTCCAGTTGCCGGAGACCCTGGCGGAGCTCCGGACGCGGCTGCTGGACGTGGGTCTCAGCTTCATCAATCAGCTCCTCCTGAAGG GTGACGCAGCCTCCTGGAAGCCCATGCCCCTCTCTGAAAGGACACTGGGCTGTAAGAGTGTCCTCAGCAAAGCTCCTCAATCTCCTCCAGGCATTAAGATGAACTCCTATGAGTTGCTGCCCTCAGCTGTGGACAGGAAAACACTTCTCAAGT gtTACTGCAACCTGAACTTCGACCCCACCACGGCCAGCGAGGAACTGTTCCTGTTCAAGGAGACCCACTCGGTGCTGAACCTGGGCATCCTTCTGGAGCCCTTCGCCGCGGGCGGCCCCTTCCCCGGCTTCAAGCAGTGGCCGCAGGTGCTGTGCTCGCGCGGCCTGTCCGAGGGCCGCCACTACTGGGAAGCCGAGGTGTCCAACTCGTGGGTGTGCCTGGGCCTCACCTACCGCCGCAGCCCCCCGCTCGGCGGCCGCCCGCGCCGCAACATCGTCTACCTGCTGGGCCGCAACCCGTACTCGTGGTGCCTGGAGTGGGACTCGCTCAAGTTCTCCGTGTGGCACAACAACACGCAGACGGTGCTGTACGGCGGTTACCACCGCACGCTCGGCGTGGCGCTCGACTGCGGCACCGGCTGCCTCTCCTTCTACGGCGTGGCCGGCGGCGTGAGCCTGCTTTACCGCTTCCTCGTCTCCTTCCTGGAGCCGCTCTACCCCGCGGTCATGGTCAGCAGCGGCGCCTCGGTCACGCTCAAGCAGCGCCCCGAGGCGGAGGCGTAG
- the LOC106987791 gene encoding E3 ubiquitin-protein ligase TRIM47-like isoform X7 has protein sequence MSNSSLRTFEDQVLCPICLEVFRNPVTTTCGHNFCMACLQGFWDHLATVGETLYCPQCRESFPSRPRLCKNGILEEMVTCLAQVKGQTLGSSRPLAGPRDVPCDFCSAQKLKSVKSCLQCMASLCEKHLSRHFEDQMFQDHELLEPVWDLKSRLCRKHRKLRRLYCRTEGSCVCGACLLEEHKNHDTIPLEEERARKEVEVRKVQASVENQMLIINSDSQRHRGQVAFLSKLIQTTRDEVNACFSEIIQEVKQLQMKVLDFVEKEEAAALGKLGSSIQQSHNRLLKLEGDSIWLRALLANRSDQQFLQEFPRLKHFPACPEALMSTNCEEKQSFLQLPETLAELRTRLLDVGLSFINQLLLKGDAASWKPMPLSERTLGCKSVLSKAPQSPPGIKMNSYELLPSAVDRKTLLKCYCNLNFDPTTASEELFLFKETHSVLNLGILLEPFAAGGPFPGFKQWPQVLCSRGLSEGRHYWEAEVSNSWVCLGLTYRRSPPLGGRPRRNIVYLLGRNPYSWCLEWDSLKFSVWHNNTQTVLYGGYHRTLGVALDCGTGCLSFYGVAGGVSLLYRFLVSFLEPLYPAVMVSSGASVTLKQRPEAEA, from the exons ATGAGTAACAGCAGTCTCCGCACATTTGAGGACCAAGTCCTCTGTCCCATCTGCCTGGAGGTGTTCCGCAACCCGGTCACCACCACCTGCGGGCACAACTTCTGCATGGCCTGCCTCCAAGGTTTCTGGGACCACCTGGCTACCGTGGGCGAGACACTGTACTGCCCCCAGTGCCGGGAGAGCTTCCCCTCCAGACCGCGCCTCTGCAAGAACGGCATCCTGGAGGAGATGGTGACCTGCTTGGCCCAGGTCAAGGGCCAGACCTTGGGGTCCTCACGGCCCCTGGCGGGGCCCAGGGACGTGCCCTGCGACTTCTGTTCCGCCCAGAAGCTCAAGTCAGTCAAGTCGTGTCTGCAGTGCATGGCCTCCCTGTGCGAGAAGCACCTGAGCAGACACTTCGAGGACCAGATGTTCCAGGACCACGAGCTGCTGGAGCCCGTGTGGGATCTCAAGAGCCGCCTGTGCCGGAAGCATCGCAAACTGCGGCGACTGTACTGCCGCACGGAAGGCAGCTGCGTGTGCGGAGCCTGTCTGCTGGAGGAACACAAGAACCACGACACCATCCCCCTAGAGGAGGAACGTGCCAGGAAGGAG GTGGAGGTTCGGAAGGTCCAGGCCAGCGTGGAAAACCAGATGCTGATCATCAACTCTGACAGCCAGAGGCACCGGGGGCAGGTGGCCTTTCTCTCG AAATTGATCCAGACAACACGCGATGAGGTGAACGCCTGCTTCTCAGAGATCATCCAGGAGGTCAAACAGCTGCAGATGAAGGTCTTGGATTTTGTTGAGAAAGAGGAGGCAGCCGCTCTGGGGAAGCTGGGCAGCTCCATCCAGCAGAGCCACAACCGGCTCCTGAAGCTGGAGGGGGACAGCATCTGGCTCCGCGCCCTGCTCGCCAACAGGAGCGACCAGCAATTCCTGCAG GAGTTCCCCAGACTGAAGCACTTTCCCGCCTGCCCGGAAGCCCTGATGAGCACCAACTGTGAGGAGAAGCAGAGCTTTCTCCAGTTGCCGGAGACCCTGGCGGAGCTCCGGACGCGGCTGCTGGACGTGGGTCTCAGCTTCATCAATCAGCTCCTCCTGAAGG GTGACGCAGCCTCCTGGAAGCCCATGCCCCTCTCTGAAAGGACACTGGGCTGTAAGAGTGTCCTCAGCAAAGCTCCTCAATCTCCTCCAGGCATTAAGATGAACTCCTATGAGTTGCTGCCCTCAGCTGTGGACAGGAAAACACTTCTCAAGT gtTACTGCAACCTGAACTTCGACCCCACCACGGCCAGCGAGGAACTGTTCCTGTTCAAGGAGACCCACTCGGTGCTGAACCTGGGCATCCTTCTGGAGCCCTTCGCCGCGGGCGGCCCCTTCCCCGGCTTCAAGCAGTGGCCGCAGGTGCTGTGCTCGCGCGGCCTGTCCGAGGGCCGCCACTACTGGGAAGCCGAGGTGTCCAACTCGTGGGTGTGCCTGGGCCTCACCTACCGCCGCAGCCCCCCGCTCGGCGGCCGCCCGCGCCGCAACATCGTCTACCTGCTGGGCCGCAACCCGTACTCGTGGTGCCTGGAGTGGGACTCGCTCAAGTTCTCCGTGTGGCACAACAACACGCAGACGGTGCTGTACGGCGGTTACCACCGCACGCTCGGCGTGGCGCTCGACTGCGGCACCGGCTGCCTCTCCTTCTACGGCGTGGCCGGCGGCGTGAGCCTGCTTTACCGCTTCCTCGTCTCCTTCCTGGAGCCGCTCTACCCCGCGGTCATGGTCAGCAGCGGCGCCTCGGTCACGCTCAAGCAGCGCCCCGAGGCGGAGGCGTAG